The following coding sequences are from one Salvia hispanica cultivar TCC Black 2014 chromosome 3, UniMelb_Shisp_WGS_1.0, whole genome shotgun sequence window:
- the LOC125212560 gene encoding uncharacterized protein LOC125212560, with protein MVFLLAAGRGAAFVAGRRLRTCLCTGLHLLEKTDDIVPSSFKLLRFSLYRYVLRPGHFHTTVCESIDSLQKETESAGDGEKVRESAEIFKEWGCSESDISKIFERRSSLRKMDIHNLRSKLDILSRLGVKSADLVKMIHCRPRLLNCRINIDLNERLVYLEGLFGSKEVLVKAIVRNPSLLTYDFHNKVKPVIAMYESLGLSKNDLITVLLSRPTLIPRTNLNEEKIDYIRRTGVSEHSKMYKHVVSIVAISRMETIHEKMMNMEKYGLSEDDYLGLIGRSPLVLTLSVDKVQRNMTYILGTMKLPASVVVHNPFLIFFNLERVLKPRFQIACKIEDMGLTPQIKGPLLLRAMRMSDKRFTKAFISCHPESVAKELLSAYKDAKCVKRLAESSKKNLHTGFPF; from the exons atggtATTCCTGCTCGCCGCCGGGAGAGGCGCTGCTTTTGTTGCAGGCCGCCGATTGCGCACTTGTTTATGCACA GGTCTACATTTGCTTGAGAAGACTGATGATATTGTGCCTTCAAGTTTTAAGTTGCTCCGCTTCAGCTTATATCGTTATGTTCTAAGACCTGGGCATTTTCACACAACAGTTTGTGAATCCATTGATAGTCTACAAAAAGAGACAGAATCAGCTGGTGATGGGGAAAAAGTTAGAGAATCAGCTGAAATTTTCAAAGAATGGGGTTGTAGTGAGAGTGATATATCCAAGATTTTCGAGCGACGTTCGTCTCTACGAAAGATGGACATTCATAACCTTCGATCAAAGCTCGACATACTTTCTCGCTTGGGCGTAAAATCAGCTGAccttgtaaaaatgatacacTGCCGTCCCCGCTTGCTTAACTGCAGAATCAACATTGATCTGAATGAGCGCCTCGTGTATTTGGAGGGTTTGTTTGGATCGAAGGAGGTACTAGTGAAGGCCATTGTGCGGAATCCTTCTCTACTGACCTATGACTTCCACAACAAAGTGAAACCCGTCATTGCCATGTACGAGTCGTTGGGCCTTAGTAAAAATGACTTGATAACCGTGCTTCTCTCTCGCCCCACTTTGATCCCACGCACTAACCTGAACGAAGAGAAGATAGATTACATCCGGAGAACTGGAGTCTCAGAGCATTCAAAAATGTACAAACACGTGGTATCCATAGTTGCCATATCACGCATGGAGACCATCCATGAGAAGATGATGAATATGGAGAAATACGGGCTTTCGGAGGATGACTATCTTGGCCTCATCGGACGCTCTCCGCTCGTGCTGACTCTATCCGTTGATAAAGTCCAGAGGAACATGACATATATTCTCGGTACAATGAAACTACCAGCCAGCGTGGTAGTTCATAACCCGTTCTTGATCTTCTTCAACCTGGAGAGGGTCTTGAAACCGCGTTTCCAGATAGCATGTAAAATCGAGGATATGGGACTTACTCCCCAGATAAAGGGACCACTGTTGTTGAGAGCGATGAGGATGTCGGATAAAAGATTCACCAAGGCGTTTATATCTTGTCACCCCGAGAGCGTGGCAAAGGAGCTGCTCTCAGCATATAAAGACGCGAAATGCGTGAAAAGGTTAGCTGAGTCCTCGAAGAAGAACTTGCATACAGGATTCCCTTTCTGA
- the LOC125212562 gene encoding short-chain dehydrogenase reductase 3b-like: protein MSKQRLEGKVALITGAASGIGAEAARLFVEHGASVVVADIQDELASELIASMSSDRASYRRCDVRDEAQVAAAVAYAVDRYGGLDVLFSNAGALGPISSILDLDVAALDGVLATNVRGVAATIKHAARSMVARRVRGSIICTASVAACVGGSGPHAYSAAKSAVVGLARSACGELGKHGIRVNCISPFGVATPMVCAAYGADPGAIEANSCAVANLKGIVLKAKHIAEAALFLASDESAYVSGQNLAVDGGFSVVNHSYSSASF, encoded by the exons ATGTCAAAGCAAAG ATTGGAGGGGAAGGTCGCTCTCATCACCGGCGCCGCCAGCGGCATCGGCGCCGAGGCCGCCCGCCTCTTCGTCGAGCACGGCGCCTCCGTCGTCGTCGCCGACATCCAGGACGAGCTCGCCTCCGAGCTCATCGCCTCGATGAGCTCCGACAGGGCGAGCTACCGCCGCTGCGACGTCCGCGATGAGGCGCAGGTGGCCGCCGCCGTCGCGTACGCGGTGGATCGGTACGGCGGCCTCGACGTGCTCTTCAGCAACGCCGGGGCCCTCGGCCCGATCTCGAGCATCCTGGACCTCGACGTGGCCGCGCTGGACGGCGTCCTCGCGACGAACGTGCGCGGCGTGGCGGCCACGATCAAGCACGCGGCGCGCTCGATGGTGGCGCGGCGCGTGAGGGGGTCCATCATCTGCACCGCCAGCGTGGCGGCGTGCGTGGGGGGGAGCGGGCCCCACGCGTACTCGGCGGCGAAGAGCGCGGTGGTGGGGCTGGCGAGGTCGGCGTGCGGGGAGCTCGGGAAGCACGGGATCAGGGTGAACTGCATCTCGCCGTTCGGGGTCGCCACGCCGATGGTGTGCGCCGCGTACGGGGCGGATCCCGGGGCTATCGAGGCGAATAGTTGCGCGGTGGCGAACCTCAAGGGGATCGTGCTCAAGGCCAAGCACATCGCGGAGGCCGCGCTGTTCCTGGCCTCGGATGAGTCCGCCTACGTCAGCGGCCAGAACCTGGCCGTTGACGGAGGATTTTCGGTGGTGAACCACAGTTACTCTTCGGCGTCGTTTTAA